A window of the Lactuca sativa cultivar Salinas chromosome 7, Lsat_Salinas_v11, whole genome shotgun sequence genome harbors these coding sequences:
- the LOC111879802 gene encoding disease resistance protein RPV1 gives MASTSASSSSSSLLNHTCCHDVFLSFRGEDNRNSFTDHLHAALKRAGVRTFRDNDNIDRGLELKPAIERAIKESRASIVVLSEKYANSRWCLDELLLILEQRQSINHFVLPVFYHVDPSDVRNQRRSFAIEVEEGVEGSKWTEYNVNRWKAALAVVADLTGMVCSGSETDFITEIVDTVNRKLDMKLVSTPAHLIGMDTRAKGINTWLKNEQSGANVLAICGMGGSGKTTLAQFIYNSNRQNFESSSYLEEIGKHSKQSDGLLGIQKQLLTDVLGGSNIGSISSVSAGTRKVEDALQVKRALIILDDIDEHDQLDALLGTRASHTQSKIIVTTRLLDIRAWFRSISWRCEVQKSELLNDDESLQLLSFHAFGSKILMEGFKELAVQLAEYCGGNPLALKVLGSSLFSDAEEPREKNSMIGVWGSTLNSLNSLKGDLDCKIQGILQKSFDSLPHAINKELFLHIVFFFVGEYEGYVAKILEHEWHAKAGIRTLINRCLLTISPSKKVMVHQLLQEMARNIVLKESRDPTTRSRVSQNDESYRLLRNGEGSKTIEGLALDMQKLKEGMPSNPSTLKTASLAKMDKLKLLKLEHVELKGSYNNFPELRWLYWTNFRLKKIPSGLFGSSLVAIHMSYGWLEKFEPPMVLNSLKILNLTWSFNLVNISHLSRLPNLETLILSYCFSLSLTHVLETIRGLKKLSLLDFGGCNQPWKVESNKKPQPLLVPLADSLKLLFLYRCSNPLMLLTNLKMLRVLDVSSCPNIKSLLCLPSTLEELCTSWCSSLKKITFESARFRLRKFERLHCYELCEIEGLFKLVPLANHDEADLGHMKWIKAYQDTKVVLTIDDELTVDWYIQVLYEYGIMSTYLPGINYQSMPMSEYMSSTAFLSFCVPSCPEKSRIQGLNITATYKRSGTSEKGEDTWALFTKVSNTTKGLTWMYNPVIYAAKDAVWLSYWPIGNVLDAGDEVNVSIFMGDRWMVSRCGASIVFIDDDDDEVELEYYKDYSKEEEVIGGDLSEFELTTGAYYLCRRDYFKSTTPDWLNMLVGDTVPRKDLHGWRKSHQNDYKTSYLEPYAYKDDPFSD, from the exons ATGGCGTCTACTTcagcttcatcttcttcttcttctctgctAAATCATACCTGCTGCCACGACGTTTTTTTAAGCTTTAGAGGTGAAGATAATCGTAATTCATTTACAGATCATCTCCATGCAGCTTTAAAGCGAGCAGGAGTTCGCACTTTTAGGGATAATGATAATATCGACAGAGGTCTAGAACTGAAGCCGGCAATCGAGAGAGCAATCAAAGAATCTAGGGCTTCTATAGTTGTATTGTCAGAGAAGTATGCGAATTCCAGATGGTGCCTTGACGAGCTGCTGTTGATCCTTGAGCAAAGGCAGAGCATAAATCATTTTGTTTTACCAGTTTTTTACCATGTTGATCCCTCAGATGTCAGGAACCAGAGACGAAGTTTTGCAATAGAAGTAGAGGAAGGAGTAGAAGGGTCAAAATGGACAGAGTATAATGTCAATCGATGGAAGGCAGCCCTTGCAGTGGTTGCTGATTTGACCGGCATGGTTTGTTCGGG GTCTGAAACAGACTTTATCACAGAAATTGTTGATACAGTTAACCGTAAACTAGATATGAAACTAGTAAGTACTCCAGCTCATCTAATTGGAATGGACACTCGAGCAAAAGGTATCAATACCTGGTTGAAAAATGAGCAATCTGGTGCTAATGTCTTAGCAATTTGTGGCATGGGAGGCAGTGGCAAGACGACTCTGGCCCAATTCATTTATAACTCAAACAGGCAAAATTTTGAAAGCAGCAGTTACCTTGAAGAGATTGGAAAGCACTCTAAACAGTCTGATGGTTTGCTTGGGATACAAAAACAACTTCTCACCGACGTTTTAGGTGGAAGTAATATTGGAAGTATATCTAGTGTATCTGCAGGTACAAGGAAGGTTGAGGATGCATTACAAGTGAAACGGGCACTTATTATTCTTGATGATATTGATGAACATGACCAATTAGATGCTTTACTTGGAACAAGGGCTTCTCATACCCAAAGCAAAATCATAGTAACAACTAGGCTTTTAGATATCCGTGCATGGTTCAGGTCTATATCTTGGAGGTGCGAGGTGCAAAAATCCGAATTGTTGAATGATGATGAATCATTACAGCTTTTGAGTTTCCATGCATTTGGATCCAAAATTCTTATGGAAGGTTTCAAGGAGCTCGCAGTTCAGTTAGCAGAGTATTGTGGTGGAAACCCACTAGCTCTTAAAGTATTGGGTTCTTCTCTATTTTCTGATGCTGAAGAGCCAAGGGAGAAAAATAGCATGATAGGGGTTTGGGGAAGTACATTGAACTCACTGAATTCATTAAAAGGAGATCTTGATTGTAAAAtccaaggtatactacaaaagagcTTTGACTCATTACCACATGCCATTAACAAAGAGTTGTTTCTCCATATTGTTTTTTTCTTTGTTGGTGAATATGAGGGTTATGTGGCAAAGATATTGGAGCATGAATGGCATGCAAAGGCTGGGATCAGGACCCTCATTAACAGATGTCTTCTTACCATCTCACCAAGTAAAAAAGTGATGGTGCATCAATTGCTCCAAGAGATGGCAAGAAACATAGTCCTTAAAGAGTCCAGAGATCCCACAACACGTAGTAGAGTCTCACAAAATGATGAATCTTATCGTTTGTTGAGAAATGGAGAG GGTTCAAAAACAATTGAAGGTCTAGCACTTGACATGCAAAAGCTCAAGGAAGGGATGCCATCAAAT CCATCAACCCTTAAAACAGCTTCACTTGCGAAAATGGACAAACTGAAATTGCTCAAGCTAGAACATGTGGAACTCAAGGGGTCCTACAACAATTTTCCAGAATTAAGATGGTTGTACTGGACTAATTTTCGATTGAAAAAAATACCATCCGGCTTATTTGGGAGCAGCTTGGTGGCTATACATATGAGCTATGGATGGTTGGAAAAGTTTGAACCCCCCATG GTTCTTAATTCGCTGAAGATTTTAAATCTTACATGGTCGTTCAATCTTGTGAATATCAGCCATCTTTCCCGACTTCCTAATCTCGAGACTTTGATTCTCTCGTACTGTTTCAGTCTCAGTCTGACTCATGTTTTGGAAACCATCAGAGGTCTTAAGAAGCTTTCTCTATTGGACTTTGGAGGGTGTAATCAACCTTGGAAGGTTGAATCGAATAAGAAGCCACAGCCATTGTTGGTCCCCTTGGCAGACTCATTAAAGCTCCTATTTCTCTATCGCTGCAGTAATCCGTTAATGCTGCTGACCAATCTTAAAATGCTTCGGGTGCTCGATGTGAGTAGTTGTCCAAATATAAAGTCCCTCCTGTGTCTCCCAAGTACTCTAGAAGAGTTGTGTACATCTTGGTGTTCTTCACTGAAGAAAATAACATTCGAATCAGCTCGGTTCAGATTGCGGAAATTTGAACGTCTACACTGTTACGAGTTGTGTGAAATTGAAGGCCTTTTCAAATTGGTGCCGTTAGCAAATCATGATGAAGCAGATTTGGGACATATGAAATGGATCAAAGCTTATCAGGATACTAAGGTGGTCCTCACAATTGATGATGAGCTTACAGTGGATTGGTATATacag GTGCTGTACGAATATGGTATAATGAGCACATATCTTCCAGGCATAAACTATCAAAGCATGCCAATGTCTGAGTATATGTCATCAACCGCGTTCTTATCCTTTTGTGTGCCTTCTTGTCCTGAGAAAAGCAGGATCCAAGGATTAAACATAACCGCCACTTACAAACGATCAGGCACATCAGAAAAGGGTGAAGATACATGGGCTTTGTTCACCAAAGTCAGCAATACAACCAAGGGCCTTACTTGGATGTATAACCCTGTGATCTATGCCGCAAAAGATGCTGTGTGGTTAAGCTATTGGCCCATTGGGAACGTTTTAGACGCTGGTGATGAAGTCAATGTGTCCATCTTTATGGGGGACAGATGGATGGTAAGCAGGTGTGGTGCCagcattgtgttcatagatgatgatgatgatgaagtggAGTTAGAATACTACAAGGATTACTCAAAAGAGGAAGAAGTTATTGGAGGAGATCTATCTGAATTTGAGCTCACTACAGGAGCCTATTATCTTTGTCGTCGCGATTACTTCAAGTCAACCACCCCTGATTGGTTAAATATGCTAGTTGGTGATACCGTTCCACGTAAAG ACTTACATGGATGGAGAAAATCTCATCAGAACGACTATAAAACATCATACTTGGAGCCGTATGCTTACAAAGACGACCCGTTTTCCGATTGA
- the LOC111879794 gene encoding probable protein phosphatase 2C 27 — translation MCVQDVEKVCEEIDNLGLSTDHNTAQFASDQITLSNSFPMESICEDTVVAEEKQSNFTPMLRSGEWSDIGHRPYMEDTHICIQDLAKNFNNKLQNEETVSFYGVFDGHGGKGASHFVRDNLPRIIVDDANFPLELEKVVTRSFMETDAAFARSCALESALSSGTTALTAMIFGRSLLVANAGDCRAILSRHGLAFEMSKDHRPCYEKERVRIESLGGFVEDGYLNGQLAVTRAIGNWHIKGLKETGTHMGPLISEPELKLITLTKEDEFLIIGSDGIWDVFRNQNAVDFVRRRLQEHNDVKRCCKEMVEEAMKRGAMDNLTVVVVCFQAEPPPHVVVQRGRVRRSISAEGLLNLKFHLEG, via the exons ATGTGCGTACAAGACGTAGAAAAGGTGTGCGAAGAAATAGACAATCTGGGTCTCTCAACAGATCATAATACAGCTCAATTTGCTTCTGATCAGATCACTCTTTCCAATTCGTTTCCG ATGGAGAGCATTTGTGAGGATACAGTTGTTGCAGAGGAGAAACAGAGTAATTTCACCCCAATGCTTCGGTCTGGAGAGTGGTCTGATATTGGACATAGACCCTACATGGAAGATACTCACATATGCATTCAAGACTTAGCTAAAAACTTCAATAACAAACTTCAAAATGAAGAAACCGTTTCATTTTATggg GTGTTTGATGGACATGGAGGAAAAGGTGCATCACATTTTGTACGTGATAATTTACCAAGAATCATTGTTGATGATGCTAATTTTCCATTAGAACTTGAGAAAGTGGTGACAAGGTCATTTATGGAGACAGATGCTGCTTTTGCGAGGTCATGTGCTCTTGAATCTGCTCTTTCTTCGGGCACAACTGCACTTACTGCTATGATATTTGGGAG GTCTCTGCTTGTGGCAAACGCGGGAGACTGTCGAGCAATCCTCTCTCGACACGGACTAGCTTTCGAGATGTCAAAAGACCACCGACCGTGCTACGAAAAAGAACGTGTCCGGATCGAATCCCTAGGCGGCTTCGTTGAAGACGGCTACTTAAATGGTCAATTAGCCGTGACTCGAGCCATCGGTAACTGGCACATCAAAGGGCTCAAGGAAACCGGGACCCACATGGGCCCACTAATATCCGAACCCGAGCTCAAACTCATAACCCTAACAAAAGAAGACGAGTTTTTGATAATTGGAAGTGATGGGATTTGGGACGTGTTTAGGAACCAAAACGCGGTGGATTTTGTCAGGCGGCGGTTGCAGGAGCATAATGATGTGAAGCGATGTTGTAAGGAGATGGTGGAGGAGGCGATGAAGAGAGGGGCGATGGATAATTTGACGGTGGTGGTTGTGTGTTTTCAGGCGGAACCGCCGCCACATGTGGTGGTGCAGAGGGGGAGAGTCAGGCGGAGTATTTCGGCCGAAGGGTTGTTGAATCTTAAGTTTCATCTTGAAGGATGA